One Paraburkholderia phytofirmans OLGA172 genomic window carries:
- a CDS encoding F0F1 ATP synthase subunit delta — protein sequence MRIDWSTLALQTINALVLIWLLARFLFRPVAGIIAERQKAAQTLIADAEAAKRAAVLERDTAVRETQQLVAARGDAMKAVAADAAAEKAALLAVAQADADRLRAAADAEAEAARVEQDKLVAVRATQLAVDIAAKLLAKLPENVRVSGFIDGLADAIAQLPEPVRAQLGANGVALTLAAPHALSPQELEHCRTVLAACLNRAVSLEVEVDPQLIAGLELRAAHAVVRNNFGADLAQIRAALLGSEHVPS from the coding sequence ATGCGAATCGACTGGTCGACGCTCGCGCTGCAGACGATCAATGCCCTGGTCCTGATCTGGCTACTGGCGCGGTTCCTGTTCCGCCCGGTCGCGGGGATCATCGCCGAGCGCCAGAAGGCGGCGCAGACGCTGATCGCGGACGCCGAAGCGGCGAAGCGCGCGGCGGTTCTGGAGCGCGATACAGCGGTTCGCGAGACGCAGCAGCTTGTCGCCGCGCGTGGCGACGCCATGAAAGCGGTGGCCGCGGACGCGGCGGCGGAAAAGGCCGCCTTACTGGCTGTCGCGCAAGCCGATGCGGACAGGCTGCGCGCGGCCGCCGACGCCGAAGCTGAGGCCGCGCGCGTCGAACAGGACAAACTTGTCGCGGTTCGGGCCACCCAGCTCGCCGTCGATATCGCGGCAAAGCTGCTCGCGAAGTTGCCGGAGAACGTGCGTGTGAGCGGCTTCATCGACGGTCTCGCCGACGCCATTGCACAACTCCCCGAGCCGGTTCGCGCGCAGCTCGGCGCAAACGGCGTGGCGCTCACGCTAGCCGCGCCGCATGCGCTGAGTCCGCAGGAGTTGGAACATTGCCGCACTGTGCTCGCAGCGTGCCTGAACCGGGCGGTGTCTCTTGAGGTCGAGGTCGATCCGCAACTGATTGCCGGGCTGGAACTGCGGGCCGCCCACGCCGTGGTGCGCAATAACTTCGGGGCCGATCTCGCGCAGATCAGGGCGGCGCTGCTGGGTAGCGAGCATGTGCCCAGCTGA
- a CDS encoding F0F1 ATP synthase subunit C — translation MNNLIEIVSIAAAALAVSFGAIGPALAEGRAVAAAMDAIARQPDSAGTVSRTLFVGLAMIETMAIYCLVIALLLLFANPFVK, via the coding sequence ATGAATAACCTCATTGAAATCGTCAGCATCGCCGCCGCGGCGCTCGCTGTATCGTTCGGCGCGATCGGCCCGGCGCTTGCCGAAGGCCGCGCCGTCGCAGCCGCGATGGATGCCATCGCGCGGCAGCCCGACTCGGCCGGCACCGTGTCTCGCACGCTATTCGTCGGGCTTGCCATGATCGAGACAATGGCGATCTATTGCCTCGTGATCGCATTGCTCCTGCTGTTTGCCAACCCGTTCGTGAAATAG
- a CDS encoding F0F1 ATP synthase subunit A — MTASPLATAPLLHLGPLSITEPVIATWAIIILMTAVSAWLIRNLSLTPGKVQTVLELLVETIDQQIRDTMQTGPATYRALIGTLFLFVLIANWSALVPGVTPPTADLETDAALALIVLGATIFYGIRTRGTAGYLAAFAEPSWVMIPLNVVEQITRTFSLVVRLFGNVMSGVFVIGIILSLAGLLVPIPLMALDLLTGAVQAYIFAVLSMVFIGAAISDTHHPVSVKKGEAS; from the coding sequence ATGACCGCTTCGCCGCTGGCCACCGCGCCGCTCCTGCATCTCGGTCCGCTCTCGATCACTGAGCCCGTGATCGCGACCTGGGCAATCATCATCCTGATGACCGCGGTGTCCGCCTGGCTGATCCGCAACCTGTCGCTCACGCCGGGCAAGGTGCAAACCGTGCTGGAGCTGCTGGTCGAGACGATCGATCAGCAGATCCGCGACACCATGCAAACCGGTCCCGCCACCTATCGCGCTTTGATCGGCACACTGTTTCTCTTTGTGCTGATCGCCAACTGGTCCGCACTGGTGCCGGGTGTGACACCGCCGACCGCGGATCTCGAGACGGATGCCGCGCTCGCCCTGATCGTGCTAGGTGCGACGATTTTCTACGGCATTCGCACGCGCGGCACGGCGGGCTACCTCGCTGCTTTTGCCGAACCGAGCTGGGTCATGATTCCGCTCAACGTCGTCGAACAGATCACGCGGACGTTTTCTCTCGTGGTGCGCCTGTTCGGCAACGTGATGAGCGGTGTGTTCGTGATCGGCATCATTCTTTCGCTCGCCGGCCTGCTCGTTCCCATTCCGCTGATGGCATTGGACCTGCTGACGGGCGCCGTGCAAGCCTATATTTTTGCCGTTCTGTCGATGGTGTTCATCGGTGCTGCGATCAGCGATACCCATCATCCCGTTAGTGTGAAAAAGGGCGAAGCCTCATGA
- a CDS encoding ATP synthase subunit I, whose amino-acid sequence MTSPLPLIAQLAMGLALGTLAGAWHFMSLRWNWPLFAEGRAAAALALQLARFALTGALLFLLAHVGALALLAGMAGFLLARAIVMRRHGGQP is encoded by the coding sequence ATGACTAGTCCGCTGCCCTTGATCGCGCAGTTGGCCATGGGACTCGCGCTCGGCACGTTGGCCGGCGCGTGGCACTTCATGTCGCTGCGCTGGAACTGGCCGCTCTTCGCCGAGGGCCGCGCGGCCGCGGCGCTGGCGTTACAGCTAGCCCGCTTCGCGCTCACCGGCGCGCTGCTGTTCCTGCTCGCGCACGTCGGCGCATTGGCGCTGCTTGCCGGCATGGCCGGCTTTCTGCTCGCACGCGCCATCGTAATGCGGCGCCATGGAGGCCAGCCATGA
- a CDS encoding AtpZ/AtpI family protein, with product MNPHQIDERKPPDDRMAGAARQAAELDSRGRAEPEPSLGSRLGQIGILGWAIVLPTLMGLAIGHWLDRTFGTRVFFSAPLLMIGAAIGFWSAWKWMHRQQRGRDD from the coding sequence ATGAATCCACACCAGATCGACGAGCGCAAACCGCCTGACGACAGGATGGCCGGCGCGGCCCGCCAGGCCGCCGAACTCGATTCGCGCGGACGCGCTGAACCGGAGCCGTCGCTGGGTAGCAGGCTCGGCCAGATTGGCATTCTCGGCTGGGCCATTGTCCTGCCGACGCTGATGGGACTCGCGATCGGACACTGGCTGGACCGGACCTTCGGCACGCGCGTGTTCTTCTCGGCACCGCTGCTGATGATCGGCGCCGCGATCGGTTTCTGGTCGGCATGGAAATGGATGCATCGTCAGCAACGGGGGCGCGATGACTAG
- a CDS encoding F0F1 ATP synthase subunit epsilon, translated as MSAAPLTLTVATPLRVWFDAVEIVSLRAEDASGSFGIRAGHADFVTLLTPSVVRWTCPDGTTRYCAVDGGVLLVSRGVQISIACREAISGDSLENLEAGVRSRHAEEDDAARRARVEQLQLHARAVRQMLRYLRPRPGADGADGPGMGANSR; from the coding sequence ATGAGCGCCGCGCCGCTGACCCTGACTGTGGCGACGCCGCTGCGGGTATGGTTCGATGCTGTCGAGATCGTGTCTCTGCGCGCCGAAGACGCAAGCGGCTCGTTCGGCATCCGCGCCGGACATGCCGATTTCGTGACGCTGCTGACGCCGTCGGTGGTCCGCTGGACCTGCCCGGACGGTACCACGCGCTATTGCGCGGTCGATGGCGGCGTATTGTTGGTATCGCGTGGCGTTCAGATATCGATCGCATGCCGCGAAGCAATCTCCGGCGATTCGCTGGAAAATCTGGAAGCGGGGGTCCGCAGCCGCCATGCCGAGGAGGACGATGCGGCGCGGCGTGCCCGTGTCGAGCAATTGCAACTGCATGCTCGCGCCGTGCGTCAGATGTTGCGCTATCTACGGCCGCGCCCGGGCGCCGACGGTGCCGACGGACCCGGTATGGGAGCCAACTCACGATGA
- the atpD gene encoding F0F1 ATP synthase subunit beta has translation MPTHSTAPSPARQPAVSDGCVVAVRGAVVDVRFAADQLPAIDDALLILPDDLAPVLAEVQAHLSETTVRALALQSTAGLRRGARVQACGGSIEAPVGEAVLGRLLDVTGATRDDGAALPAQIEHRPIHRAAPPLAAQTGATTLFSTGIKVIDLLAPLAQGGKAAMFGGAGVGKTVLVMELIHAMVERYQGISVFAGVGERSREGHEMLLDMRTSGVLARTVLVYGQMNEPPGARWRVPFTALTIAEYFRDERRQNVLLLMDNVFRFVQAGAEVSGLLGRMPSRVGYQPTLASEVASLQERIVSVGDVSVTAIEAVYVPADDFTDPAVTAIAAHIDSMVVLSRSMAAEGMYPAIDPIASSSILLDPLVVGEEHAAVATEVRRIIEHYRELQDVISLLGIEELGAEDRALVGRARRLQRFLTQPFAVTEAFTGEAGRSVAVADTIAGCKAILAGECDTWQESSLYMIGTLDEGRRKEGAAASQDVAAHGVEPVQ, from the coding sequence ATGCCGACTCATTCAACAGCACCGTCGCCAGCGAGACAGCCCGCCGTAAGCGACGGCTGCGTTGTCGCTGTGCGGGGTGCTGTCGTCGACGTCAGGTTTGCGGCTGATCAGCTTCCGGCCATCGACGACGCGCTCCTCATCCTGCCGGACGATCTCGCGCCGGTTCTCGCCGAAGTTCAAGCCCATCTGAGCGAAACAACGGTGCGGGCGCTGGCGCTGCAATCGACGGCGGGATTGCGGCGCGGCGCTCGCGTGCAAGCCTGTGGCGGTTCCATCGAGGCGCCGGTCGGCGAGGCGGTGCTCGGCAGGCTGCTCGACGTCACGGGCGCGACCCGTGACGACGGCGCGGCGCTCCCCGCGCAGATCGAGCACCGTCCGATTCATCGTGCAGCGCCGCCGCTCGCCGCGCAGACCGGCGCCACTACGCTGTTTTCGACGGGCATCAAGGTGATTGACCTGCTTGCGCCGCTCGCCCAGGGTGGCAAGGCGGCGATGTTCGGTGGTGCGGGCGTCGGCAAGACCGTCCTGGTCATGGAATTGATCCATGCGATGGTCGAGCGCTACCAGGGGATTTCGGTGTTCGCAGGCGTTGGCGAACGCTCGCGCGAAGGGCATGAGATGCTGCTCGACATGCGCACGTCGGGCGTGCTGGCGCGCACGGTGCTGGTGTACGGCCAGATGAACGAACCGCCTGGCGCACGCTGGCGCGTGCCGTTTACGGCATTGACGATCGCCGAGTATTTCCGCGACGAACGCCGGCAAAACGTACTGCTGCTGATGGATAACGTGTTTCGCTTCGTGCAGGCGGGCGCCGAGGTGTCGGGCCTGCTGGGGCGCATGCCTTCGCGAGTCGGCTACCAGCCGACACTGGCGAGCGAAGTCGCGAGTCTGCAGGAGCGCATCGTGTCGGTCGGCGACGTATCGGTCACGGCAATCGAGGCGGTGTACGTGCCCGCCGACGATTTCACCGACCCCGCCGTGACCGCGATTGCCGCGCATATCGACAGCATGGTCGTGTTGTCCCGTTCGATGGCCGCCGAAGGCATGTATCCCGCCATCGATCCGATCGCGTCGTCGTCGATCCTGCTCGATCCGCTCGTGGTCGGCGAGGAACATGCGGCGGTTGCGACCGAGGTGCGCCGGATCATCGAGCACTACCGCGAGCTGCAGGACGTGATCTCTTTGCTCGGTATCGAGGAACTGGGCGCCGAAGACCGCGCCCTCGTAGGGCGTGCGCGGCGCCTGCAGCGCTTCCTGACCCAGCCGTTTGCCGTGACCGAAGCCTTCACGGGCGAAGCAGGCCGCTCCGTGGCAGTCGCCGACACGATCGCCGGCTGCAAGGCGATTCTCGCCGGCGAGTGTGATACATGGCAGGAAAGCTCGCTCTACATGATCGGCACACTCGACGAAGGCCGTCGCAAGGAAGGGGCTGCCGCCTCGCAGGACGTGGCGGCGCACGGCGTGGAGCCAGTGCAATGA
- a CDS encoding universal stress protein — translation MTYKTIVVHLDTSQRAHPRLELALRLAKQFDAHLTGVFAVFTPDPRSLYVMAGTAEYYVTHEQLREERRGALERLFHAELSRAEVAGEWITADAPASLAVPHRGRCADLIIARQEDPSDPESYVGDFFPENLIMSAGRPVLLVPYASSVTSPGAHVMVAWDGSREATRAVHDALPFMRAAKTTTIVTINGARDEPRPRIPGADIATLIARHGVNVEVKDIEVASDASIGDALLSQASAIGADLLVMGAYGHARWQELVMGGASRTILKSMTVPVLMSH, via the coding sequence ATGACCTACAAGACCATCGTCGTTCACCTGGATACGAGTCAGCGCGCGCACCCCAGGCTCGAACTCGCGCTGCGGCTCGCCAAGCAGTTCGACGCCCATCTGACCGGCGTGTTTGCCGTGTTCACGCCCGATCCGCGCTCGCTCTACGTGATGGCGGGAACCGCCGAATACTACGTTACGCATGAACAACTGCGCGAGGAACGCCGCGGCGCGCTCGAACGGCTCTTTCATGCGGAACTGAGCCGAGCCGAGGTTGCCGGCGAGTGGATCACCGCCGACGCCCCGGCCAGCCTCGCCGTGCCGCATCGCGGCCGGTGCGCCGATCTGATCATCGCCAGACAGGAAGATCCTAGCGATCCGGAATCGTACGTCGGCGATTTCTTTCCTGAAAACCTGATCATGTCCGCAGGCCGGCCGGTGTTGCTGGTGCCGTACGCCAGCAGCGTCACGTCGCCCGGTGCGCATGTGATGGTCGCTTGGGACGGTAGCCGCGAAGCCACCCGTGCGGTACACGACGCGCTGCCGTTCATGCGCGCGGCGAAGACCACCACGATCGTCACCATCAACGGCGCGCGTGACGAGCCGCGCCCGCGCATTCCGGGCGCGGATATCGCGACGCTCATCGCGCGGCACGGCGTGAACGTCGAGGTCAAAGACATCGAAGTCGCCAGCGACGCGTCGATCGGCGACGCGCTGTTGTCGCAGGCATCCGCGATCGGCGCAGATCTGCTCGTGATGGGTGCTTACGGGCACGCCCGCTGGCAGGAACTGGTGATGGGCGGAGCGAGCCGCACGATCCTCAAATCGATGACCGTGCCGGTACTGATGTCGCATTGA
- a CDS encoding CHASE domain-containing protein, whose protein sequence is MPFRGKTPFTKKLPLPMRVAPPERRPVLVAAVTFAVVLVAALAAWRWVGEQSLRAANSRFDQNTVHITADLQREFATGDSLLRGARSLLSVAPTADADADAWRRYVAQLDLDETSSVVRALGYADVDAAGVARLTGGTGNVTGPATMSQPVAPVTQMAPTTADAMPVGYDLASAPASRTALLHAIDTGASALDADAAPFGDTDSTPHPRLYVYFPVYSDAGLPSTPQARRAGIKRLLVAALDTSRVFDNALARQRRIDLQVFSGTPATLLYSSAAADDDLAETTPVIRRTDTLHVGGVPITLSYTTSSRYLRAEDEFAETTVLIAGVAAACLFGAMAFLIARERGGGSVATSKARSQSSLNEARMMGIIRSSMEAIITVDERQNIVIFNPMAEQVFGCSAMDAVGASLSRFIPERFRAGHQRHVEQFGVTGVSDRQMGRQRVLFGLRSNGEEFPIEASISQIRDGDGKLYTVMLRDITERVKAENAQRQSREELRELSANLQKVREEEKTRIARELHDDLGQQLTALKMDISSVEQALETTAEPRLLQQLRGMRRLIDATVASVRRIAADLRPVMLDDLGLIPAIEWLANDFTNRYGIDVERRIEVGDTSFTPTGATTLFRIVQEALTNVARHAEATLVTLTVRIAGGVCVLQIADNGHGANRSPTSGEKSFGLLGIRERAHMLGGTVEIHTSNDTGFALTVTFPILAVQQQEMQT, encoded by the coding sequence ATGCCCTTTCGCGGTAAGACGCCCTTCACTAAAAAATTGCCTTTGCCCATGCGGGTTGCCCCGCCCGAACGGCGTCCCGTGCTTGTCGCGGCAGTCACATTTGCTGTCGTTCTTGTGGCTGCGCTCGCTGCGTGGCGCTGGGTCGGCGAGCAGTCATTGCGCGCCGCCAACAGCCGCTTTGATCAGAATACGGTGCATATCACCGCTGATCTGCAGCGCGAGTTCGCCACGGGCGATTCGTTGCTGCGCGGCGCGCGCAGCTTGCTCTCCGTCGCGCCGACGGCCGACGCCGACGCCGACGCCTGGCGCCGATATGTCGCGCAACTCGATCTGGATGAAACATCGTCGGTGGTGCGCGCGCTTGGCTATGCTGACGTCGACGCCGCCGGTGTCGCGCGCCTGACGGGCGGCACCGGTAACGTGACCGGACCAGCCACCATGTCTCAACCGGTCGCGCCGGTGACCCAGATGGCGCCAACCACCGCCGATGCGATGCCAGTCGGCTACGACCTAGCTAGCGCTCCCGCGAGCCGTACGGCGTTGCTGCACGCTATCGATACAGGGGCAAGCGCGCTCGACGCGGACGCCGCGCCGTTCGGCGATACCGACTCGACCCCTCACCCTCGTCTTTACGTCTATTTTCCGGTGTATTCGGACGCCGGATTGCCCTCGACGCCACAAGCGCGCCGCGCGGGCATCAAGCGGCTGCTGGTAGCGGCGCTGGACACCAGCCGTGTATTCGATAACGCCCTCGCCCGGCAACGGCGCATTGATCTGCAGGTATTTAGCGGAACGCCTGCCACGCTGCTTTATTCGTCCGCCGCGGCAGACGACGACCTGGCGGAGACGACGCCTGTCATCCGTAGAACCGATACCTTGCACGTCGGCGGTGTACCTATCACGCTGTCCTACACGACGAGCAGCCGCTATCTGCGAGCCGAGGACGAATTTGCAGAAACCACGGTGCTGATCGCCGGCGTTGCGGCAGCATGCCTGTTCGGCGCCATGGCTTTCCTGATAGCCCGCGAACGCGGCGGCGGATCTGTAGCGACGAGCAAGGCGCGCAGCCAGTCATCCCTGAACGAGGCACGCATGATGGGAATCATCCGCTCTTCGATGGAAGCCATCATTACTGTCGACGAAAGGCAGAACATCGTCATCTTCAATCCAATGGCTGAACAGGTTTTCGGATGCTCCGCGATGGACGCGGTCGGCGCCTCGCTCTCGCGATTCATTCCCGAGCGCTTTCGCGCAGGACACCAGCGGCATGTCGAACAGTTCGGCGTGACCGGTGTTTCAGACCGGCAAATGGGCAGGCAGCGCGTGCTGTTCGGCTTGCGGAGCAACGGCGAAGAGTTTCCGATTGAAGCATCGATCTCGCAGATCCGCGACGGCGATGGCAAGCTGTACACGGTCATGCTGCGCGACATCACCGAGCGGGTCAAAGCGGAAAATGCTCAGCGGCAATCGCGCGAGGAACTACGCGAACTCTCTGCAAATCTGCAGAAAGTTCGCGAGGAAGAAAAAACCCGCATCGCACGCGAGCTGCACGACGACCTTGGGCAGCAATTGACCGCCCTCAAGATGGACATCTCGTCGGTCGAACAGGCGCTTGAAACCACGGCTGAACCGCGCCTGCTGCAGCAACTGCGTGGGATGCGCCGGCTGATCGATGCGACGGTCGCCTCGGTGCGCCGGATCGCTGCCGATCTGCGCCCGGTCATGCTTGACGATCTCGGTCTGATTCCAGCGATCGAATGGCTCGCCAATGACTTTACCAACCGCTACGGCATCGACGTGGAGCGCCGAATCGAAGTCGGCGACACCAGCTTTACGCCGACGGGCGCAACGACGCTATTTCGTATCGTGCAGGAAGCGCTAACCAATGTCGCCCGGCATGCGGAAGCGACGCTCGTCACGCTGACGGTGCGCATCGCAGGGGGCGTTTGCGTGTTGCAGATCGCGGACAACGGCCATGGCGCGAACCGCTCGCCCACCTCCGGCGAGAAATCGTTTGGCCTGCTCGGTATCCGCGAGCGCGCACACATGCTGGGCGGCACCGTCGAAATTCATACTTCCAATGACACGGGCTTTGCGCTGACCGTTACCTTTCCGATACTGGCGGTTCAACAGCAGGAGATGCAAACATGA
- a CDS encoding response regulator transcription factor, whose protein sequence is MIRVLIADDHTLVRDGLRHILQGASGFEVVGEANDGVSTIALTRSNAADVLVLDLSMPGRNGVELIKQIKEEKPALRILVLTMHAEQQYAVRAFKAGASGYLTKESASAELVTAVSKVASGGVYVSLAMAERFAQSLNEPADTLPHQRLSDREFDVFRRIAAGQTLTEIATELCVSSKTVSTYKTRILEKMQMPHEAALVRYALRHKLLGEDDEI, encoded by the coding sequence ATGATTCGAGTGCTAATCGCAGACGATCACACGTTGGTGCGTGATGGCCTGCGGCATATCCTGCAAGGCGCAAGCGGCTTCGAGGTGGTCGGCGAAGCCAATGACGGCGTCAGCACGATTGCGCTGACCCGCTCGAACGCTGCAGACGTGCTCGTGCTGGATCTGTCGATGCCGGGACGAAACGGCGTCGAGCTGATCAAACAGATCAAGGAGGAAAAGCCGGCGCTGCGGATTCTCGTGCTCACCATGCATGCGGAGCAGCAGTACGCGGTACGCGCTTTCAAAGCGGGGGCGTCGGGGTATTTAACCAAGGAAAGCGCCAGTGCCGAACTGGTCACCGCAGTCAGCAAAGTCGCATCCGGGGGCGTCTACGTGAGCCTCGCGATGGCCGAACGTTTTGCACAGAGCCTGAATGAGCCCGCCGACACGTTACCCCATCAGCGCCTGTCCGACCGTGAGTTCGATGTATTCCGCCGTATCGCCGCAGGTCAGACCCTCACCGAGATTGCCACGGAGTTGTGTGTCAGCAGCAAAACGGTGAGCACCTATAAAACGCGCATCCTCGAAAAAATGCAGATGCCGCACGAAGCCGCACTGGTGCGTTACGCGCTGCGCCACAAGCTGCTCGGGGAAGACGACGAGATCTAG
- a CDS encoding response regulator — protein MNSSPSLQALRVFLVEDTIPIRQRMAARLGAIDGVEIVGEAEEAGAALTGIDTTRADVVVLDLRLTVGTGIELLVSLAKSMSPAITIVLTNHSSMWFRQACVAAGAQYFFDKTSEFDLACDTITRIAHAHCARGLNYTGAHHV, from the coding sequence ATGAACTCCAGCCCGTCCCTGCAAGCACTGCGTGTTTTCCTCGTCGAAGACACGATCCCGATCAGACAACGGATGGCGGCTCGCTTAGGCGCAATCGATGGTGTCGAGATCGTCGGCGAGGCTGAGGAAGCTGGCGCCGCGCTCACCGGCATCGACACCACCAGAGCCGACGTCGTGGTCCTGGATTTGCGCCTGACTGTTGGCACCGGTATCGAACTGCTGGTTAGTCTCGCGAAGAGCATGTCGCCGGCAATCACGATCGTGCTGACAAATCACTCAAGTATGTGGTTCAGGCAGGCATGCGTCGCGGCGGGCGCGCAGTACTTCTTCGACAAGACCAGCGAGTTCGATCTTGCATGCGACACGATCACGCGGATTGCCCACGCGCATTGCGCGCGTGGCCTCAATTACACAGGAGCACATCATGTCTGA
- a CDS encoding helix-turn-helix domain-containing protein, with the protein MSDVAEYSEIMPLQRVPLPASGHSALAPSVPARAAARCSSCSLCSSCMPEGVTPAELERMESLMCVSHTIKHGESLYRANDSFQSIYAVRAGSFKTIVMHRDGREQVTGFHLPGDSLGLDGVCSGKHSCDAIAIEDSNVCIIPFHLLEVMCREVKVVQQHVHRLMGGEIVREATLMMLLGTMSADQRVAAFLLNLSGRLKTRGYSPARFNLRMTREEIGSYLGMKLETVSRMFSKFQKDGLVDTHGKQIRILDLEGLARV; encoded by the coding sequence ATGTCTGACGTCGCCGAATATTCTGAAATCATGCCGCTGCAGCGTGTACCACTGCCGGCGTCAGGCCATTCCGCGCTCGCGCCGTCAGTACCGGCCCGGGCTGCAGCGCGCTGCTCGAGCTGCTCGCTGTGCTCGAGCTGCATGCCAGAAGGCGTGACGCCGGCCGAACTGGAGCGCATGGAGTCGCTGATGTGCGTTTCGCACACAATCAAGCATGGTGAATCGCTATACCGTGCCAACGATTCGTTCCAGAGTATCTATGCGGTCCGCGCCGGTTCGTTCAAGACCATCGTCATGCATCGCGACGGTCGAGAACAGGTCACCGGTTTTCATCTGCCCGGCGATTCGCTCGGTCTCGACGGCGTATGTTCAGGCAAGCACAGCTGCGACGCGATCGCCATCGAGGACAGCAACGTCTGCATCATCCCGTTTCATCTGCTCGAAGTCATGTGCCGCGAGGTGAAGGTGGTGCAGCAGCACGTCCATCGTCTGATGGGCGGCGAGATCGTTCGCGAGGCGACACTCATGATGCTGCTCGGCACGATGTCCGCCGACCAGCGGGTCGCCGCATTCCTGTTGAACCTGTCAGGAAGGCTCAAGACGCGCGGCTACTCGCCTGCCCGTTTCAATTTACGCATGACACGCGAGGAGATCGGCAGCTATCTGGGGATGAAACTCGAAACCGTCAGCCGCATGTTTTCTAAATTTCAGAAAGACGGCCTTGTCGACACGCATGGCAAGCAGATCAGGATTCTCGACCTCGAAGGCCTCGCGCGCGTGTAG
- a CDS encoding c-type cytochrome — MLAASGAALAQSEPTALVDQQHCMFCHTRDAPFLAPSFQQIADRYRDVPNAGVMFEHKLRLGGKAHWGDMAMPLPADRGGPLTPEDARTLIQWVLSQ, encoded by the coding sequence TTGCTCGCAGCAAGCGGCGCAGCGCTTGCCCAGTCCGAGCCGACGGCACTCGTCGATCAACAGCATTGCATGTTCTGCCACACCCGGGACGCGCCTTTTCTCGCACCTTCGTTCCAGCAGATCGCGGACCGTTATCGCGACGTGCCAAACGCCGGCGTGATGTTCGAGCACAAGTTGCGACTCGGCGGCAAAGCCCACTGGGGCGACATGGCAATGCCGCTGCCCGCGGATCGCGGCGGCCCGTTGACACCCGAAGATGCTCGCACGTTGATCCAGTGGGTGTTGAGTCAATAG
- a CDS encoding DUF3564 domain-containing protein produces MRLTIHLDTFDRVNPMAFAILWLDNETRQWSREGHTGLELPEWGALHVDCGNTLVCGPHDSTPCCVLEGLDLNATSGPFEGETGRAQRCSDAGRSLMAGHWHVQCVDHENTEPEDGIFAAHDNP; encoded by the coding sequence ATGCGCCTCACCATCCACCTCGACACGTTCGATCGTGTCAATCCGATGGCATTCGCCATCCTGTGGCTCGACAATGAAACACGTCAGTGGTCACGCGAGGGTCATACGGGGCTCGAACTGCCTGAATGGGGCGCGTTGCACGTCGATTGCGGCAACACGCTCGTCTGCGGGCCGCACGATTCGACGCCCTGCTGCGTACTCGAAGGGCTCGATCTGAACGCCACGTCCGGGCCATTCGAGGGCGAAACCGGACGTGCGCAACGGTGCTCGGATGCGGGCAGATCGCTGATGGCGGGCCATTGGCACGTGCAATGTGTCGACCACGAGAACACGGAGCCGGAAGACGGCATCTTTGCCGCCCACGATAACCCGTGA